The Neomonachus schauinslandi chromosome 4, ASM220157v2, whole genome shotgun sequence genome includes a region encoding these proteins:
- the TMEM61 gene encoding transmembrane protein 61, whose product MHNWTCDASRGASALRYCVTVSGTVLLVAGTLCFAWWSEGEAGAQPGQPAPPTGHPMPEAPRPLLRSVSFFCCGAGGLLLLLGLLWSVKASTRGPPRWDPYHLSRDLYYLTAEPSEKESYRLPEVAAIPTYEEAMCCPLAEGPLTRPADPLEEGLKDSASGDALLGTQRPLPPPSYESIVGAVRGISGETGPARTAGGRSSRFPADPRAGDRWCAWAV is encoded by the exons ATGCATAATTGG ACGTGTGACGCGAGCCGAGGGGCCTCTGCTCTGCGCTACTGCGTGACGGTCAGCGGCACGGTGCTTCTGGTAGCTGGGACACTCTGCTTCGCTTGGTGGAGTGAAGGAGAGGCAGGGGCTCAGCCCGGCCAGCCGGCCCCACCCACTGGGCACCCCATGCCTgaggcccccaggcccctgctcAGGTCGGTCAGCTTCTTCTGCTGCGGCGCGGGAGGCCTGCTACTACTCTTGGGCCTGCTGTGGTCCGTCAAGGCCAGCACCCGGGGGCCTCCCCGGTGGGACCCATATCACCTCTCCAGAGACCTGTACTACCTCACTGCGGAGCCCTCGGAGAAGGAGAGCTATAG GCTCCCAGAGGTGGCTGCCATCCCCACTTACGAGGAGGCCATGTGCTGCCCTCTCGCCGAGGGGCCCCTGACACGGCCCGCGGACCCCCTGGAGGAAGGCCTGAAGGACAGTGCCTCTGGGGATGCCCTGCTCGGGACCCAGCGCCCCCTGCCGCCGCCCAGCTACGAGAGCATCGTTGGTGCCGTGCGTGGCATCTCCGGAGAGACAGGCCCGGCTCGGACTGCAGGGGGGCGAAGCTCAAGGTTCCCGGCAGACCCCAGAGCTGGAGACAGGTGGTGCGCGTGGGCCGTATag
- the BSND gene encoding barttin has protein sequence MADEKTFRIGFIVLGLFLLALGTFLMSHDRPQVYGTFYAMGCVMVIGGVIWSMCQCYPKITFIPADSDFQGILAPKALGLLENGLAAEMKSPQPPYVRLWEEAAYDQSLPDFSHIQMKVMGYREDPRPLLAPQLGQLQLGASDGGEGGPHDAQGWMEAAVVIHRASDEDEGESNLTPSRPGLQACPQGPAPLASFQDDLDVASDEGSSPNPSPPEGEEPHCLPRELRACKCRLDRFHDFALIDAPTAEGASSGGQRRDTALSSCWQPSRGTKEEEEKASDPGSEQSEREEEDLYYGLPDSPGDPLPDEELGFVPDAQA, from the exons ATGGCCGACGAGAAGACCTTCCGCATCGGCTTCATTGTGCTGGGGCTCTTCCTGCTAGCCCTCGGCACGTTCCTCATGAGCCACGACCGGCCCCAGGTCTACGGCACCTTCTACGCCATGGGCTGCGTCATGGTGATCGGGGGCGTCATCTGGAGCATGTGCCAATGCTACCCCAAG ATCACCTTCATACCTGCTGACTCTGACTTCCAAGGCATCCTGGCCCCAAAGGCGCTGGGCCTGCTGGAGAATGGGCTTGCTGCTGAGATGAAGAG CCCGCAGCCCCCATATGTCAGGCTGTGGGAGGAAGCCGCCTATGACCAGAGCCTGCCCGACTTCAGCCACATCCAGATGAAGGTCATGGGCTACCGTGAGGACCCTCGCCCGCTGCTGGCCCCCCAGCTGGGACAGCTGCAGCTGGGAGCTAGTGATGGAGGAGAAGGTGGCCCCCATGATGCTCAAGGCTGGATGGAGGCTGCAGTGGTCATCCACAGGGCCTCAGATGAGGACGAGGGAGAAAGCAACCTGACTCCGAGCAGGCCTGG CCTCCAGGCCTGTCCCCAGGGACCTGCACCCTTGGCTTCCTTCCAAGATGACCTGGACGTGGCCTCCGATGAGGGCAGTAGCCCCAATCCCTCTCCACCAGAGGGGGAGGAGCCTCACTGCCTGCCTCGGGAGCTCCGGGCCTGCAAGTGCCGGCTGGACCGCTTCCATGACTTTGCCCTGATCGACGCCCCCACGGCAGAGGGTGCGTCTTCAGGGGGCCAGCGGCGGGACACTGCCCTGTCCAGCTGCTGGCAACCATCCCGGGGGacgaaagaggaggaagagaaggcttCAGACCCAGGTTCAGAGCAGTCAGAGCGGGAAGAGGAAGACTTGTACTATGGGCTGCCGGACAGCCCTGGGGACCCCCTCCCGGACGAGGAACTGGGCTTTGTGCCCGATGCCCAGGCCTGA